The Halobacillus amylolyticus nucleotide sequence ATCCCTTAGGATGAAGCAACTTTCCCAATTAGTGTAGTGAAAGATTTGACTTCGTTGTCTGGTATTACGAGGAGCAAGGGCTTGTTAAACCAGCCAGAAATATAGGAAACCGGCGTATTTATTCAAATAATGATATAAAAAAATTAAAAGAAATTAAACGATTAATCGATCAGGGGCTTAACGTTGCAGGGATAAAAGCAATGCTCGGGAATGATAGAAATG carries:
- a CDS encoding MerR family transcriptional regulator is translated as MYSNNDIKKLKEIKRLIDQGLNVAGIKAMLGNDRND